CACCCCTGCAGAGGGGACTCATTGTTGATTCCTAGGGTCTCCTTCTCCTTTTTGCTGTCACTGCCTGTTTGTCTACCATCTCTAAGTATGCAGGAAGTGCCTGGAGGGAAAAGATGGGTCATCCTCCTCCACTCAACTTGCACTTTCCCTCTGGGTGATGAGCTGTAGACCCATAGAGAGAGAATGAACAAATGACCATTGGCaatgtgagtgagagagaggagaATTGAGAAAGGTGGTGTATTGTGagcatccacccccaccccccaaaatctgaGGTTGGTACTAGGTTCCTGTCATGTTTCCAGCTAGGTAAGAGGTTCCTTTAGACCAggagtgggcaacctgtggcctttcagttgTTGCTGGACCTCAAGTCTTAttggcctcagccagcatggccaatagccagggatggtgggagaagTTGTattcctacaacatctggagggctgtaggttccctacccctgctctaggctTCTCCCCCTGGATGAATGAAATAGCTTGCATTTCTATTGTGCATTTCTCCTGGGATTTTCAAAGAGGGTTTACATTTCCCCTACCATATATAGGCAAAGCCTCGAGGCTGGAACAGGACCCCATCAAGTTGCCTCTTGTGCAGGGCACTATGCATGCTTTTCTGCCCCTGTGCTTCATTTTCGGTGGAACTTTTCCTCAGGAGCACCCGTATGTCTTGTGTCgtcttctcattttttaaaatcaagaacCCCCAGAAAGGAACCAGAACAAGTGCTATTAAAGTacacttttccttttccccctctttttgcatTTTACCATGAATATATTTAAGAGTAGGTCTTTGAAcattgtcacacacacaaacacagaaaccTGAAATGATGTCCATCAACCTGAGAATGGGACAAAAGGGGATGAAATCATGAAAGCAAAGGAAGGGGCAGAAGCAGTCTGTTTTCCAGGACAACTGCTATTTTCTTGACTTTAGCTACCATCTCAGTTTTTCCGGCAGGTTTTCTGGTGTCCATCATATCCctcttgtacactgcttagaaattATGCAATTAAATGGTATATAACTTATTGAAATAAAAGAATCTCTGTATGCCATTTGAAGTGCATTTCCATGCTGAACAGGAGTCATCAATATAACTTTTAGGGTTCAGAGGTCAAAATGCCAATAACACATGAGGCTCATGTCACTATTTGAGCCTCTAGTGGATTTCTCTTCCACACGGAAAACAGAGGAAAGGCATTTGTAAATGCAAATGAACTTTCTGGCCAATGTAGCTTCGACTTTTTAAAGCACAAGCCTCTTTAAGTTTCATGTGTGCCCTGTTGATAATGGTAACCATTTAGTGTCTCTCTTGGGTAGTTTGGGTGCGAGATTGTGTGAGACGACACAGCTGTACTGAtaaatttgtttattaaatttgtataccactctgagATCTGTACGtctagggtggtatacaaatgtaataaataaataaaaatatgtgttTGGCCACAGCTCCCACCCCCAAACTCTACACTGTGTTTAAAGCAACAGATCCTGATGTAATACATGGTAGTTCCCTATTTTAACTGCTGCtctaagtgtgttttaagtattGTTTTTAACTAGTTTATATTACTTGTATTATATAATGATGTTCTtagatgttggaagccaccttgaatcccaacttgggagaaaggtgggatatgaatacatttaataatgatggtgatgataatgatatTGATAGTTACTTAGAGTGGGCAAAGAATGAATTTCATTAAATGTTTCATTTCCATTATATTgccttgctatttttaaaaaatgaaactttaTACATTGACAACTTTTACCACACTTGTATTTTGGTGCTGCCTGCATGGAAGCAGCAACTCTTGTGTGTGTTCAGCATTAAGGGATTTGGTTTGGGGGCAAAGAAGAAGCCCAGCTGGGCTGAGAATTAGGCTGGGGCTCATAGAGGGGTATTTGATGCCTAGACTAGTTTGTGAGATCAGAGACCTCAGGCTCAGGCAGATACATTTAAATTCTTGGAGCTTGGGGAACACCATGCCGCATCTTTTCAAATATTTGTGTCCTCCTGCTTTAATATTAATTCCTGTGGGTTAAGGAAGTATCTGCAGAACTGCATTTTGAATAGGGATGAGCCAAAACTTGGTTTTGTCAGCACTTCGGGTAATAGcaaagaataagaaaagaaatcccTCCCCCTTTGTGAAAATGTCCATTCGTCCATTTCAACTGCCCTCAGTTGGCATTATCAGCCAGCTAAATCTGATGGCAGCTATGTAATGTATTCCTGTTCAGTACAGGATTCCTGATAGGATGAGATTCCTGTCCATGTATCTAATCCAGGGAAGATGAAGACACTGAAGCTAAGGGAATGGGCTTCGTGTCCAGCAGGATTTTAAAAGGAGGAGAAGCATTTCCCCACCTCACAAGGATGCCTAACTTTGACCTGAAAGTCTATCTCACCTCCATCATCAACCTCTCAGGATATGTGACTGTATGTGTGTTGCTGAGCTGAGCCCTTGCTGGTCTTTACGCCTGTCCATGACCAGACTTCAAAACATACAAGAGTGTTCTGAAGCCATTTCAATATAGTGGGAGGGGggttggaaaaaaagaaagagagaaattgggAGCATTGCTGAAATGTTCTCTACAAAATGAAGGGCCCTGTATTCAATGGGGAGGGAGCTCACCCCCCACAAAATGCCCCCTAGATCATCCAACGCCTTTGCTGAGATCCAGCCCATCTTAAAATGTCGTCTCAATACAGTGTCCCTCCCTGCTGCACACAGTTGCCTCCTTGGTCAAAATGGGAAGTGTCTTAGGATGAAATCTGAGGGCCGtcccttctctccccatccctccccCTTGCCCTGCAGTGGTGAGAGGCCTAGTGGTAGTGGCTGTTCATGTTGTTGATATGGGAGGTTGCCATGGCACTGAAGGGCGCTGAAGGCTGCAAGCCGTGGCTGGGGTACAGAGTGGGGGTAGAGCCTGGCCAATAGGAGAAGCTGGTTGGAGTCACCCCTGAGGCCATGATGTTGAGTTTGGAAATGCCAGAGAAGGGCAGGGGTGCCTGGAATTTGTAGAGGGTATGGTCGGGTGTTGCTGGCTGGCAGACTTGGGCCAGGCCCTGGAAGTCAAACTTGTAGGCGTAGCGTTTGCCGTGGACCTTGGTCATGATGTTCTTGTCATAGTAGTAGCGCAGGGCCCGGCTCAGCTTGTCATAGTTCATGTTGGGCTTGCTCTTGCGCTCCCCCCAGCGCCGGGCCACCTCGTCGGGATCCAGGAGTTTGAACTCTCCATTGGTGCCCTCCCAAGCGATGCAGTTGAGATTGGCACGATCAGAAAGCAGCTCCAGCAGAAATTGCCACAACTGGATCTGCCCACTGCCTGAAAAGCCAAAAGAGGGGCAGTGAGAAAGGCCCATCTTGAAGGGGCAGACCTGCCACCCTCAcatgaacataggaaactgcctttatGCTGACCCATACATTCTTGTAGCCCAGGACTGCTGCTACAGAAGTTGTTAGAAGAAAGCTCCCATGATCTTTGACTCTTGGCCATGGGCAGGTGGACTGGGGCTGacaggaactggagtccagccacATCAGGAGGGCATTATGTTTGGCTTGTCCAGGCCAATTCTGAGGGCCAGACTAAATGTTATGCCAAACACATGCTGAAGACACCAACTAGCCACTAGATCCCTCTCTACCAGGACAGTCTAAATAAGTAAACAATGATAATGTTCTTTCTTAGCTGCCCTTCACCAGAACGCTCAGGGCAgattacagcatattaaaacagtCAAAACTAAACAACACCCCCAATAAAGCTCAACATCAATAATCCTTCCAGTTAAAAGACACCAACATCAAAACTTCCAAtttcaaaggccagggtaaagagatgtGTCTTCAGTGGTCAATGGAAGCTGTAGAGAAGTGGTGTCAAATGCATCTCTTGGGGCCATCACCAAAAAGGCTCTGTCATGAGCTCAACCCACTCACAACTACTGAGAGCAAcaaaaccaccagaaggccctccttcttttatcttaatTCCAGGGTTGCTGTACAGGGAAGGTGttgtttcagatatttggggcccaagTCTAACATAACACTTTCCCAAAAGATTTCTATCCCCAGTGGCCTGGAAAGCAACTTCCAGATTAAAACACAAGTAAAGGCAACAACAAAAGGAAATACAAGCAACAAAAGGGTTGGGGGAACCTTCAGAACAGGCTTAGGGAGAGGcatgaagggaggggaggagagaatagGGGAAGGGAGGGCAAACATCGTTCTGCTCCTGCATACCCAACTTAATGCTATGTTGAAGTCCACCCACTGACTGCTGTGTTCCTTTCGCTGTAAATCCTTGCCATTCTTCCTTATCATTTGGACATTTGCATTTTCCCAGTCACTCCAAAATCtacctcattaaaaaaaaatgtatccaTATTCTCTTTCTTCTCTATAGACCTTTACTAGGAAGTGAATCCATTCTATATGAGATGCAGTGCTTTTAGGTGGGTGTATATTGCAGAATCATTACCTCTCTGTGTGCAGGTTTTCACAGCTTCCACATGACATCATTGGCATAAAAACACCAGTTCGTATTTCCCCCTATTTAATCTGGATTGGAAAATCTGATATTTAAAAAaagcccacctcccccccccatttaccgtATCTGAATGAGCTGTTTGCAATATTAAGCCCCCATCCAGAAGCACCCTAGGATTTAATACCCTAAGTTAGTTTGCAATGAAGATCACAGCCTTACACTCATTTGACTGTTGTGACCAATTAGATACAAACAAAGCGCCATAGAGTATTATGGTTTACACAGCATGGCACACCTATCGTGTTGCTTCCTgctaaatatttttgttttgtttttaagcaaaaaTTGTATAAAAAATATACAACTGATACATTTATTTACTACAGGTAAACCTGAGAAGTTGCTTTGTCTGAACTAATTTGAAGGAATGGAGGtcagaaaatgaaaaacaaaatcaaTGCTCTCTGTGTTTCTAGATAGTCAGATAGGTTACATTACAATATGCATAGTGAACATAGACATAGTTCATATaactaattaaataaataaaatatctgaacCAACCTTCTGTATGTGTACAATTATGGAATCTCACACTACTAATGATATAATTTTTAACTTTACTTCTTCCAAGACAAGAAGAGCTGATTCACACAGCCATATGTGTCAGCTTAAACATTGACAAGTGACTGGTTTGAGTGCTATTATAAAGTGACATAAAATATTGTTCAGCATTTGACCAGTGCTAGCAGTTTCACACATGCATGTCCTCTATTGATGTTGCTGTCCTGAACAAATGGTTCTGAAATAACTTCTGATcttaatccttttcctttttttattgtaGTCTAGAGAGGCCTCCTCTACACTTGCAACAGAATGAGGTGGTAGACTGGGTGATGGTAGAATAAATGGTACCCATTTCAGATGCCAGGTAGGGAAATCACATTTCTTAATCTTTCCCtgtgtaacacccccccccaagaaacccACCACACCCTTTTGCAAGTAGAAAACTAGAACAGCAGAGAGGTGGCTGGGCTAAAACCTTTCTCCCTGAGCTGCTAGCTTTTTTCTACTTTCAAagggcttttttttgttttccttagggaatgttttaaaaaatgactttccTCATCTACCCACAAAAACTTTATTCTGCTGCATATGTAGGCCAGGCTACAGATAAAAGATGAAACATTTCCAGAAGGGTAACCCTGTTAATATGTGGCAGTTAAAATCGACAAAGGGTCTTATAGCCTCTAGAAGACTGAGTGTGATATCCAAGGTTCGTGATACTCAGAGCAGACTAAGTGAGATCAAGGGGCCACTggagtccactgatttcaatgtggCTGCTGGAGTATCACTAAGGCTGGCTATCACCCTAACGCAAGCACAAACATTCATTGACtacagcccacttcatcagacgCTGAGTGGATTTTAGCCCAAGAAAATATATGGCATAATAAAACCTGCTAATCTTGAAGGTGCCACAAGGAAAAGCGCTGACAGTTTTAACCTGATCAGGCACAGTTCAAGTATTTCGTACTTGCTGCTGGGGAAACCAGTCGCCCAATATAAAGTGTAACTTAAGcagcaattttttttgggggggggaggaccacAGCTGAATCAGAGGGGATAGGAaaccggtcctccagatgttgttgcattccatcagccccagccagcaagaaagaaaaaaaagggaaagtgtAGTCcattcaacatctggaaggctatagCACATTTGAAGTCAGATAAATGAAACCCGGAAGAGGAAAGAGCTTTTGTCCAAGCGCTAACCCTCCTCTTCACAATTCTGAGTTCCAGGTGCGGAAAAGTGTGTTCGATTCAATTTTTGCTTTTAGGAGAGGGCGACCACGTACCAGCCTCTATAATGTTGTAAGGGTGCACGCTCTTATAAAGGGAATCGAACGTTTAAAAACCAAGACAACCGCAGTTGATTTCCAACACGTGTCAGGGTTCTAATGTGCTCTCTTACTTAAAGTGGGTATGCTTGCTAATACACAGTTACATATGCGCAAATGCTTGTGTACAACCCCGTGCGCCCT
The nucleotide sequence above comes from Podarcis raffonei isolate rPodRaf1 chromosome 1, rPodRaf1.pri, whole genome shotgun sequence. Encoded proteins:
- the FEV gene encoding protein FEV, giving the protein MRRGAARTLLLNMYLPDPVGETLFKEGKSQAWGSLGPGVQKGSGQIQLWQFLLELLSDRANLNCIAWEGTNGEFKLLDPDEVARRWGERKSKPNMNYDKLSRALRYYYDKNIMTKVHGKRYAYKFDFQGLAQVCQPATPDHTLYKFQAPLPFSGISKLNIMASGVTPTSFSYWPGSTPTLYPSHGLQPSAPFSAMATSHINNMNSHYH